The Herbiconiux sp. A18JL235 region ATGAGGAACGTCGTGTGGAAGCCGATGAACAGCAACCAGAAGTGCCAGTAACCGAGGCGCTCGTTGAGCATCTTGCCCGTCCACTTCGGCCACCAGAAGTAGAAGCCGGAGAACATGGCGAACACGACGGTTCCGAACACCACGTAGTGGAAGTGCGCCACCACGAAGTAGGTGTCGGAGACGTGGAAGTCGAGCGGCGGCGAGGCGAGGATGACGCCGGTGAGACCACCGAAGGTGAAGGTGATCAAGAAGCCGATCGCCCAGATCATGGGTGTTTCGAACGTCACCGATCCACGCCACATCGTGCCGACCCAGTTGAAGATCTTCACACCCGTCGGCACGGCGATGAGCATCGTCATGAGGGCGAAGAACGGCAGCAGCACCGAGCCGGTGACGTACATGTGGTGCGCCCACACGGTGACCGACAGGGCGGCGATGGAGATCGTCGCGTAGATGAGGGTCTTGTAGCCGAAAATCGGCTTGCGGCTGAACACCGGGAACACCTCGGAGACGATGCCGAAGAACGGCAGCGCGATGATGTACACCTCGGGGTGGCCGAAGAACCAGAACAGGTGCTGCCAGAGCAGCACACCGCCGTTGGCGGCGTCGTAGATGTGGGCTCCGAAGACGCGGTCGGCGCCGAGCGCGAACAGCGCGGCGGCGAGCACCGGGAAGGCCATCAGCACGAGGATCGACGTCACCAGGATGTTCCAGGTGAAGATCGGCATGCGGAACATGGTCATGCCGGGGGCGCGCAGCGTGATGATCGTGGTGATGAAGTTCACCGCACCGAGGATGGTTCCGAAGCCGGAGAGGCCGAGGCCGAACACCCAGAGGTTTCCGCCGTCACCCGGCGTGAAGGTGGTCGACGACAGCGGCGCGTAGGCGAACCAGCCGAAGGATGCGGCGCCCTGCGGGGTGAGGAAGCCGGAGACCGCGATCAGCGAACCGAAGGTGAACAGCCAGAACGCGAAGGCGTTCAGACGCGGGAACGCCACGTCGGGCGCGCCGATCTGGAGCGGCATGAGCACGTTGGCGAAGCCCGCGAACAGCGGCGTCGCGAACATGAGCAGCATGATCGTGCCGTGCATCGTGAACAGCTGGTTGTACTGGTCTTTGGTCTGCAGCAGCTCGAGACCGGGCTCGAACAGCTGGGCGCGGATGACGAGGGCCATCACACCGCCGAGGCAGAAGAAGATGAACGAGGCGATCAGGTACATGTACCCGATGGTCTTGTGATCGGTGGAGGTGATCCACTTCACCAGGATGTTGCCCTTGCGGCCCACCGTCTTCGAGGGGGTCGGGAGCGGTGCCGGGGCGCCGCCCGCGGGTGCCACGTCGACTGTTGCGGTCATGGTCGCGTTCCTACTCTTCCTCGTGCGCGGGCGTGCCGATGCCCGGGAGGTTCTGGTTGCGGTCGTACTCGTGCCCGAGCTGGCCTTCGTTGCCGGCGGCGCGCAGCGATGCGATGTAGTCGTCGTACTCCTGCTGGGAGACGACCTTGACGTTGAAGAGCATCATCGAGTGGTACTCACCACAGAGCTCGGCGCACTTGCCGGTGAAGGTGCCCTCGCGCTCGGGGGTGACGTACATGTAGTTGGTCTTGCCGGGCAGCATGTCTTTCTTGTACAGGAAGTCGATGACCCAGAAGGAGTGGATGACGTCGCGAGACTCGAGCTGGATCTCGACGGTCTTGCCGACGGGCAGGTAGAGCACCGGGAGCTCGGACTCGACGAGGTTTCCGTTCGCGTCGTCGGGGTTCTGCTGGCCCTGCACACCGG contains the following coding sequences:
- the ctaD gene encoding cytochrome c oxidase subunit I; protein product: MTATVDVAPAGGAPAPLPTPSKTVGRKGNILVKWITSTDHKTIGYMYLIASFIFFCLGGVMALVIRAQLFEPGLELLQTKDQYNQLFTMHGTIMLLMFATPLFAGFANVLMPLQIGAPDVAFPRLNAFAFWLFTFGSLIAVSGFLTPQGAASFGWFAYAPLSSTTFTPGDGGNLWVFGLGLSGFGTILGAVNFITTIITLRAPGMTMFRMPIFTWNILVTSILVLMAFPVLAAALFALGADRVFGAHIYDAANGGVLLWQHLFWFFGHPEVYIIALPFFGIVSEVFPVFSRKPIFGYKTLIYATISIAALSVTVWAHHMYVTGSVLLPFFALMTMLIAVPTGVKIFNWVGTMWRGSVTFETPMIWAIGFLITFTFGGLTGVILASPPLDFHVSDTYFVVAHFHYVVFGTVVFAMFSGFYFWWPKWTGKMLNERLGYWHFWLLFIGFHTTFLIQHWLGVIGMPRRYATYQPEPGFEWMNQLSTIGAFILAASLIPFFLNVYITARKAPKVTVNDPWGYGRSLEWATSCPPPRHNFTSIPRIRSESPAFDLNHPEAGIPVGIGPAKDAPDAPTYDVAEGQVK